The Kitasatospora paranensis genome has a window encoding:
- a CDS encoding endonuclease/exonuclease/phosphatase family protein → MVQADGTVAATDGAGEPEEAPGAPGARNPWLDPRRGWVTAGLAVLLALLLALHAEVPNALGNLGSLLETFLPWLGLAVPLLVAAGLWRRSATALAAVLLPTILWFNLFGGLLTDKSSGTGDFGVLTHNVAAANSDTAGTLKMINGSGAAIVALEELAPSAVKTYSTGLAARYPYHAVEGTVGLWSTYPITEVHVVDIRIGWTRAFRARVTTPAGPLAVYVAHLPSVRLESGSGFTAGRRDVSAQALGDAVEAEPLKKVLLMGDLNGTMNDRSLAPITSQMRSAQGAAGDGFGFSWPAAFPMARIDQILSKGGLRPTDSRVLPADGSDHRAVAADYRY, encoded by the coding sequence ATGGTTCAGGCGGACGGGACAGTGGCGGCGACCGACGGCGCGGGGGAACCGGAGGAGGCCCCCGGAGCCCCCGGAGCCCGGAACCCCTGGCTCGACCCCCGCCGCGGCTGGGTCACCGCCGGTCTCGCCGTCCTGCTCGCCCTGCTGCTCGCCCTGCACGCCGAGGTCCCCAACGCCCTCGGCAACCTGGGCAGCCTGCTGGAGACCTTCCTGCCCTGGCTGGGGCTGGCCGTGCCGCTGCTGGTCGCCGCCGGCCTGTGGCGCCGCTCGGCCACCGCGCTGGCCGCCGTCCTGCTGCCCACCATCCTCTGGTTCAACCTGTTCGGCGGCCTGCTGACGGACAAGAGCTCCGGGACCGGCGACTTCGGGGTGCTCACCCACAACGTCGCCGCCGCCAACAGCGACACCGCCGGCACGCTGAAGATGATCAACGGCTCCGGCGCCGCGATCGTCGCCCTGGAGGAGCTCGCGCCCAGCGCCGTGAAGACGTACAGCACGGGCCTCGCCGCCCGTTACCCGTACCACGCCGTCGAGGGCACCGTGGGCCTCTGGTCCACCTACCCCATCACCGAGGTGCACGTGGTCGACATCAGGATCGGCTGGACGAGGGCCTTCCGTGCCCGGGTGACCACCCCCGCCGGACCGCTCGCCGTGTACGTCGCCCACCTGCCGTCCGTCCGGCTCGAGTCCGGCAGCGGCTTCACCGCGGGCCGCCGGGACGTCAGCGCGCAGGCCCTCGGCGACGCCGTCGAGGCCGAGCCGCTGAAGAAGGTCCTGCTGATGGGCGACCTCAACGGCACCATGAACGACCGCAGCCTCGCCCCGATCACCTCCCAGATGCGCTCCGCCCAGGGCGCGGCCGGCGACGGGTTCGGCTTCTCCTGGCCCGCCGCCTTCCCGATGGCGCGGATCGACCAGATCCTCAGCAAGGGCGGGCTGCGCCCCACCGACTCGCGGGTGCTGCCCGCCGACGGCAGCGACCACCGCGCGGTCGCCGCGGACTACCGCTACTGA